The genome window GCACGTCACTGACCAGGCGTTTTAAATAACCCCACAATGGAAAGGAATTCGCATTGTTCCAGTTGGCTTGGTATTTTTAGAAcgtttttttctttgtcttCGGGCGAAACCAAATAGTTGGCCCTTTTGTAATTGTCACTCGGATAATTCGCTCCCTGGGCCGTTGATTTAGTGTCAATGCTAACTGtcgcttttccattttccattcaaCGCCCGCGGTCGGTTACTTCTGCAATTTTAGACATAAAAGGCAAGGCGACCCGCCGGATGACTAACCGATCTGGAGATATAGTATTATAGTAACTGGTTGGTCAGTCAGTCGGTTGGTTGGGCTGCTTGGTTGGTGGGTAATTTTAGCACATGTGCGAAGGTGTTCGCTCAAATCTGCTCTAGAAAATGCTCGGCGACAGGCGCCCACTGCACTGCCGGATGTTGTTATTGTTCTTGCTCAGGggaatacacacacacacgttaCACACGTTAGGGGAAAAAATTGGATATACCTATAAGCAGATTGAATAATTATGCTATTATGTTCGCCGCTGCGATCGATTTCCATTAATATTCGATTCAATTTTCGCCATTTTtcattgttttcaatttgcgCCTTTCGAATTCGCGTCAATGGATCAAAAGTGTTGGCTGGTAAATGATCTGCCTCGTTGCAATTAGCAATGCTAATACTTATGGCCATCGATAAATATccataaatatgttttattaGCTCGCTTCGATCGGCGGGTCGTTTGGCAGGGCGAGTTCGTGccctaagtcttttgtttatGCGGTGGGTGTGTGTCCTGATAACAATTTATGGCCGATCTCTGGCCATGAATTTGCACTGGAGTGTTTTGAATAGTGTTATGCCAAAGATGTGGACGTAGATAACCAAGCTACTAAAGTAATTTAATGGTGCATTAAATGTAAATTGATGGTGTGTTGAATGGCAGGGAAAGGCAAAGAAACTGTAAgtgatttttaaaaacatttatagcccttttgtattttttttcaaCGTGATGATCGTGTTTCATTTTCCTAAATGTAAGCATTAGTCATCGAAAGGGATAAAACCGAAATacgaaaaacagaaaaactgGTCGCTCAGTTAGGTTGTGAAATGGACTTCCTCAGCAGCAAACAAGTTTATAAGTCACGAGATGAGTCAATGAAATGCATGCAAATCGGTAGGAACATAAATATCTTAATGACACTGAGTGACACTTTGACCGGCATCGTTTAACTAGTGTTTCCATTTTCCACTCGAGCGATCTGCTGCCATTTGCCCATTGGACAATCAATAATCCACTGCTCGAACTGTTTACTGGTTCGATGGGTGTTTTCGCTACCTTACGCCACCCACTTGAGCACTTGCAACGCGGTTAATTATGCCACATTCGCCACTTGACCAGGGACTCCACAGTAACATGCGCCACTTCAAACGGAGCACCGCAGCATTCCTCTGATGTCTTAATAGACCAGCCGCATTATTATTCAAATGCCATTGAGCTAAAGTCCAGATCTCGGTCGCCCGTTGCATGACTTTTGCATATTTGCTAGCGACGTGAAGACATAACTCAGCTTATGTGGATCGATACAAATGATATTTTAATTACGcaaatttataaatagatCGCTGAGATAAGCTCATTCCCCACTGCAATTGGATGAAATAAGCTAAAGATTTCTTTTTGAATTACCCGTTTTCTAGTGTCGATGCTCTCACCACCGATTGCACTTAAGTAATGTCGAGCATAACTAACACTCCTTCATCTCTGACATTTCAGATGTTGTCCGGCGGTCGGTCGCGCCCAGCCCCCTTTCCAGGTGGCAGGCAGAGTGAGCTCATCGCGGGCAACGAGTTCCTCAAGCTGTTCCTCGATCATGATGACCAGCAACGAAGCCTCCACAGCGGTGAGCAGGATTTTGGGGGCAGGGCAGAGTCACCATCGTCGTCTCCGCATCCCCACCAGAGAGCAGCCACCGGAAGAAGTCTGGATCTCAGCAGGAACCGCTATAGGAACTCCCTGACATCCGGAAACTCCCAGACTGAGGAGCAATCCGACTCTAAGCAGGTGGTGAAGTTGGTAACCTCAGGCAGTAAAATAGTGTTCCTCGAAGATGTCCCTAATAAATTGAAAGGAAAGTCCAGCGACGAGGTCAAAGTGGTGGCCGTTAGTGTGAGTTCCTCCAGCAAGAGAGGTCCTTCGAGGAGCAGTGTTTCTGGCGTCACAGGAACGGGTTCGGACTTTGTCAACCGCTCTCATAAAAGTGAACTTTCGATTGAGGAAACGGAGCCCAGATTGGCTGCAGAGTCCATGGACAGCGAGGTGGATTCCCTAAACAGTGCCTCCAATATACAAAGTGTACTGGCTGCTCCTTTGCTGGCGGCTTCCTCTACGCATTCCTTTTTAAAAAACCAAAGCGAAGTGACTGAAGAGGAAGCCGGCGTGGGAACCGCAGCTGGAGCAGGTTTACCCTTTCAAACGGTGATTTACCATGATACCAAACAGGGAAGAGGACCTCAGTCCAGGTCAATATCCTACAGTTCCATCTCCCAAAACGTGGAGGACTTGCAAACCTGGCAGCAGTCGAAAAGTGGCATTTTGGCGGAGGCCCAGAGAAATGTAAGTGAGAGCTTGAAACATGCGCACTCGTCAGAACCAGCCAAGTTCTACTCAGTACCATCGAAAATGTACAGTGTGCCTAGTAAGTTTTACTCAGAACCAGCTAGGGTGTATTCAGAACCCGCTAAAATGTATGGACAGCCGGAGAAGGTGTACTCAGAACCCTCGAAAGTCTACGGACAGCCCTCCAAGTTTTACTCGGAGCCAGCGAAAGTGTACTCGCAACCCTCGAAGGTTTATGGTGAACCAGCCAAGACGTACTGGCCACAAACATTGACCACAACGGCTGCAACACCACTGGGTAGCACCACCTCGTCCTCCCCATCTTCCACCAGCACCTCCGAGAAGCCACCACTGGCAGCCACCACCTTTGTGCCACTGCGATCCAGACCAAGACCCGCGATTGTCTCGCGCATCGCTTTTGGCGAGGCCCAGAGCACAAGCACcacgacagcagcaacaccaagcAGCACGGCAGCAACATCCAGCGGCACGGCGGCAACAGTGGCCAGCAGGGTCACCACAGTGAAGCCTCCTAGAAGCAGCACCTCATCCAGCATCAGGCCAACCACTTggcagcaccattatcacAGCTACAGCCACCAGCCCCAGCCGGCCCATCCAACTCGCAGAGTACTCTTCAATTTGGATAAATTGCCTTATGATTTATTGAATGCACCGCAGCCGCATCCATTGGAGCCAATTTTATCGAAGCACTCAAGTCCGAGCCACTACCACCAGCAACATCAGCCGCAGCAGAAGCAGCCACATCTGCAGCAACACGaaccgcaacagcaacagccaaGTCCATGCTGGGAGCAACAACGTCAGCATTCATCACCGCCGCATCAACATTCTAATCAAAATGCCAAAGGATTGCCCAATAGAGGTGAGTCGGAATCTGGTTAAACAAATTACACTGTGCAGCAGGGCGAGTGTTGCaatgcataaattaaacaGATCAATTTTCTGGGCCCATCAGGTTTAATCGTATATCATTTATAACGACCTGCTTGGCTGGATGATTATGTTTCACTTAGGGAGTAGCCAGCCATTCGTTTGCAGAGTAAAGACAGCCGGTATCGATTGGGGTTCTATTAAAGATCATTACTCATTATTCATTCGTGTAGCATTACCGGAGTAATTTTTAGGAAGTACTCCAACCAGTTGCCCAGTGTACTTATGACAGACAGCGACAACGCAGGGGTTTAACCACTTGAACCCCGGCCAACTAATCTTGAACTTATCAAACATCATCTTTTGTTGCATCTCGCCCCGCAGATCTAGTCAAGTGTGTTTCCAAATTTGCACACCAACATGGAGCAGCGGCGTCCGCGGTGGACCCATCGCCGCCATCATATTCGGGGTCAGGCGGTGGCTATTCGTACAGCTCCAGCTCgtcatcctcgtcctcctcatcctcggcCACCTCGTCCGCGAAGCAGCAGCCCCATCTGCAGCACCAGCAGATGCAGCACTTCACCACCGAGCGCCCCGAGCTCTACACTCCGACCTCCGAGCAGAATTACGAAATTGAGGAGTCCGTTAGTGTTATGACAAACGGACGAGCCCATGGACCGCAGGGCGGTGCaggtggtggtgttggtggtgcAGGGAGTGCTGCTGCCGGCGGTGGGGCAGTGGGGCAAATCACAACGCCAGCCAGTCCAGTGCCCCAATCGAGCACCACCGCCAGCCCAAGTCGTGGCATCAACAGAGGACGTGGCTCGGTGGTTTACAATGCAAATGCCAACGATTACTCGGATGGCGACGACGATGGCGATGCGGACGGGGACGTGGGATCAGAGGGCCAGGGAGGCCCCGACGCGGCCTCCGATGACGAAGACAAAGTCGCCTACGTGGTCGAGGGACGCAACTACCGAAAGTACCGGGTCGAGGAGAAGACCGACGACGGCTTCATCGTCGGCGAGTACGGAGTGGTGGACCACAACGATGGAAACCTGTGGGGAGTGCGTTACACCGCCGACTCCACCATCAATCGCAGTCTGATACAGAAGGCGTTGCTCACGTTTCTGAAGCTCAAGTAGGGGCCAAATGGTCAGGCTCCACTCGGGAAAGCACTCGAAGCGGAGGTAGGAAAGTCGCCATTATACAGGGAAATCTTTGGAAAGTACAGGGATGCTTAGGAAATCACTAATAAAGACAGACCATTTTTTATTGTGAATGTATATTACTCATTTACAAGGTGTAGATccttaaaaatattcgaatTACTAGAAATATTAATAACTTGTTAAGTTAAGCGAGAACTAGCAAGCAATTATATGCTAAGAAACCTATCTGGCTGATTAAGTTTTACATTTTATAAGTAAACGTTAATATTAGTTGTAGAGCAAAAACGCAGTTATATGGCGACTTTCCCAATTCATGTCGATGATTTCCCGAGTGTAAAAACACAAGAACCCCGCACTTCCCCACTGAAGAGACAGCTGCAAAGGCATTCACATGTGATCCAAGTCGTATTGTAGTTAGCTTAGGCAACCTAAGCCTAGATAGATAAACCTAGATAGATGTACCCTAGAACTTAGCCACTAGTTGAGTTCCCACGAGatcagtgtgtgtgtttagTCAGTAAACGAATTTTGTTTAATGTTTAgttaatgttttaattaatttattgtagttgttgGTATTGTAATTGTAATCTCAATCCGAGCCTAATTTATTCAGCCGACCAGCACACCCGAAATTGCGCAGAACTAGCAACTTGCCATACAATCCGAGCACCTACCAGCATTAAGAACGAGCGAAAACTATCCTAATTAGAGCATTAAGTGACTTGTGTAGTGAAATAAACTAAATTCCATTGAGACTAAACCGCAGTTGTGCATTACCCATTAATCTCGCAGCGGGCGGGGATCGGAACGGATGTGATTGGGAAACAGGTTGTCCTGGGGGCAGCAGCTCCTCCGATCCGCAAAGTAAATAGCCACttaaaattgattaaaaacatGCAGCCTGCGGCGCGGCGGAGGGAGTCGTTTTTCTGGACAAtatcattaaaatttaattgataTGAACAAGTGacaaagcagcagcaggtcAGCTGACGCCAAGAATTCGCAGCTCACGGGGTAGTTTGCTTTTATGactacactgagagaaaaggAGAGTGCGGGGTAACCTAAGCCGAACTGCATATTCTTCACAGTATTTTTCCCAGTTCAGGGATTAAGAAGATAAACAGTTCTGCTTTGGGATAATGATAATGCCCTGACAGCCCAAACCTGCTGGGCTATCAGTCTTCCGAGTGAAACGCGGAAGCTGAAAGACAGAAAAGCAGTGGAATCTCTGAAGCTCCGAGATCGGGGACAAGGAGCCAGTGACAAAGTCAAGGCGGCAGTTTAGGGCCTTTATAGAGCCACGTTTGGCCAATTAAGAGCAGCATTTCCATAAATGTCCAGCGGTTGTTTACTGATCTGCCCCAAGAAACCGAGCCCATGCGGCACTCAACGGGAAACCAAGTGGACGGACTCCAAGTGGATGTGAAGGTCGCTGAACGACCTTGCTTGCGGTCGCCTTCTTTCCACCTTGGATGCCTCCATCCTCCGTCCTCGAAAGAAGCTGCTTCTTAGGCGTCTGCGTGTCGTCATTTGGCTGGTTTTATTGCCCCTTGGGGACTGGATATTGGACTGCAGAGTGGCCGGTAAAATTTCCACTAATGATTGCATGCGCCAGTGCCAGGTTGCAGTTACAGCCTCAGATTCATTTTCAGTCCCTGCTATTTTTAGATATGTAAGACAATCGCAGTTCGGGCTTTGGTATGCTGTCTTATCGCAAACCGGCAATCACCCCGAGCTCGAGTTCGAGTCCCCCTCAGTGCGATTCTGACCCGGCTGCATCGGCGACGCGATCTGCGTGAAGAAATACAGCACATGACCATAAAATCACGAAGGGAACGTGAGCATCCGGCACCGAGACTTAGAATACACTCGAAAATCAGGTACaccaaatgcaattttaacACTTATAAACTAATCGTCTAAGCACGGATTGGTATAGCCGCAGGTAAACCAACAAGTAATCTAAGCTCTtctttatattatatatatattatatatataattagcTACAACTACAtatgattataatttaatgAAGTATTTAATGTTATTTATAAGAATTGGTCTCCgttttttaaaacaattaccATACCCCTTTTCAAGGGTATGGAAAAAGAGAATGTGCCTGGGCAGTTGCAGATTTAATGCGAAATGCCAGAGAGGCAGAGACAAAAGTTTGTGGATGGGGCTtcgatgtggatgtggatgggaTGGAATGAGTTTGGAGCTGTAGATGGGGACCTGGCCGTGCCCTTTCTGCGGTCAGCTGCCTGATGGACATCTCCCGGGAGGAGGAGCTGGCTTTCGAGATTCGAGATGGGTCAGGAACTGGTTATACCGTTGCGCTTAAGTGCGGCAATTACCGGGCGATACAGTTCTCCGCGCCTTTTGCAGGAGTGAAAGAACTTAACTGAAATGCAGTATGATGAATGCCGGCAAAACACGTTTCAGTTCCAACGGTGCACAGAAAACAGCGATCATTCCTTTTGATTTTAAAAGACCTCAGATATTTTTAGCATGATATAAAGATTGATTAGAAACCTATTTTTAGAGATAGCATCTTTAGCTTATTACTATTTACTGCAACCATTGAAAACTAAAGCATTGCGCCAACGgattaaagattaaaattaaaatttatatgaGGAGTGTTTTCCATTACTGCATTGTTTTTGGTGTAGACTCTCGCCTTTAGGGGGCgtcaataaatttgaaaactaCATGACCGCCGATCGCAATGACAGGTTGAAcggtgccacgccccccgccccCATGTCCTGGTTAGTGGCTTTTTAACGCGGAGGGCGTGGCGCCGCAATGGGCATTCTGACAGCTTTCGAGAAGGCTGTCCACCGGCTTCATTAAGCCCCCGATCTCGAGCTGCATCCGCATCCACGTGCACGCGAGATGACCAGCTTCCTTTTACTTTTGCCTTGAGCAGCTGGCAAATTGCTCGCCCATTGATCTGGCTTACAAGAATCGGCACTTTTCGCCTACCCAGCGAGTCCTGTTAATTATTTCGGTCCCATGGAACCACGGCCACTTAATGAAGTCGCCCCCATGCAGGTGAGCTCGGTGAGCAGGCATGTTTTCACAATTTACGAAccattttattcaatatacgAGTCGAGTGGGGATGGCTGATCGATCGCGGCTCGGAAATTTATGACATGGCATTATAATTGACCGATTTGTCTTTATAATTAGCGTGTACACAGCCCAGACAGCGCAGAGCGGCGATCCTAATTTATGCATATTGGGTGGATTATTTTCAGAGAGGACAACGTGGTGATAAAACACGAAACATTGTTGCAACGAGCGGAAGATGTACTTCAGTAAATCACTTTTTTATTACGAGCTAGCAATATTCATAAAGAATGAAGAATGCGCGGACGATGAAATAGTAAAGAAAAAACAACTAGATGATAAAGATCAATAAGGATATCAGTTTACTTTTCAGAGCGTGgtcatttaaataaaaaagtaaGATGTACATTTATCTATGCGTTCTATAATACTAGTAATTAAAAACGTTCTAACTATGCAGTTATCTgtatataatacatatatttatgaCTATATACAccataaaagtaaaaataatacatatttATCTCCTTGTATGGTCTTTACTTCTCATATCGATTTATACATTAATTTTACACGATTTGTGTCAAAACTTGTAGCTGTATTGAAATCAAGTATGCCTAAAAGCATGCTAGTTTTTAAATTAACATGTAATACAGTGGATATTCATCATATTGGggatgatttttttttaattaaattaagtttGTTTCTTGCTTTTTCGTATGGTTTTAAATCAATTACTATACTTACTTTACCATCAACGACAGTTACTTAATGTTAATCTCTTATGATACATTCGTTGTAAAGGCAAGAAAGGTAGTTCCTTTCTTATAAATTTCCAACCACTTGAAGATATTTTGAATCAAAGAAAGTATTTAAACAGAACCAGGCCAAGCAAAACGCCCACAAAAAAGTGCAACACCGGAAAGGAAGATTAAAATTACCAAAAGTCATGAATCAAGCTGAGAAGTTAATTCAACAAAAAATCGAGAGGGACGGTCAGATGTTCAGACAATGAAGAATGCAAATCATTGCACTGCCGTGTCCTGTGAATCCTGCGAGTCCTGCAGACTGCAATCGATTTGGAGCACAACTAATTGTCCGCCGGCAATTAGCAGGAAAAGTATTCCTCCGCATTCAACACTTTACTAATCTGCAAGTGTCAAGCGGCCGCAAATGATGGCGATGACAAAAGGAGTTGACAGGCAGGACATTCGGGGCAGGAGTGCAGGACTACAGGCACGGGTGCGGGTTCCGGAGGGTTGAAGTGTGCGTTCCGGGTAAAAAAGGATCGAGGCAGCCGCACTGGCAGCATCGACCTCGAAATTCCTCCGAACTGCTGGGGTTGCTTTTTTGCCACACTCAAGAAAGGCGGCCTGAAATTTGCACTTCATTTTGGCATCACACTGGCtgcaaattaatattattgttTAGTGAGGGAATTAAAAGTGTAAGAATTCGTTTTAAACATGTACTTTCGATCACTAAATGGGCTTCAGTGTGAACACATTCTAAAAAGTGATAGAAAGGTTTTTGTAGTTTGTTTATGAGCATCCTTTTTTTGAGTGCACTGACTCAGACTTAAAAGGAAGAATGCAGACTCAGACGACAACAGGTCTCGTCAACGAGGCACAAAGGATGGAGCGGCCTCTACCTTTTCGCATAATGAAATTCAAGTACCGCTCGGTGCTCCTTTAACGTTTGATATCAAAGGACATTCGATCGGGCATGCAACATGCGCTCTTTGTCCCGCCGTTGTTGTCAGTTTTACTCAAGCGTTTCTCGTATTTATGGCAAAGATTACATGTTGATCTCGCATATCTTTCATCTTGACGGACTGGGCTCCTTTATTCGAGCTCCGATCCTGGAATCCTGTGCGTGCTTCCCACGTCGCTGACACTCGATACTCGCTGGCAGGCGAAACCAAAATGCCGTCAGTCAGTAGCCCAGTCATGATCGTGCATTAATTGGTAGacaaatcacaaaacaaattaTCCTACATCGTTCGAGAAGTGAATTTAAAGCGTAGTTTGTCGACTGGATGATACCTAATACCGTAGCTTGACTTTATTCCTCGTTATTTCTACACACTATTCCAAAGCAACCCATTCGTTCTTACAGGGTATTATTATGAAACTTTCACATTTATTCATGGAGAAAGAATCTCTGGCCATCTATCTTCTATGGAAATCTCCCTTCGTTGACAACTCACCCGCTTCTCTGGTAGTCCATTGTGGACCACATTTCTCCAGCTCCAACTCCACCTTCCAAAGATTCTATCCAATCGATAAGCTATGCCCAGAATGGCCCCTTTTCAGCTACCTCCAGTTAGCGATTTGATGAGGGTTTCCATGGATTTCCCTGCTCCTGGATAGATAATAATTTCA of Drosophila mauritiana strain mau12 chromosome 3R, ASM438214v1, whole genome shotgun sequence contains these proteins:
- the LOC117143877 gene encoding serine-rich adhesin for platelets, whose amino-acid sequence is MAHFCWLLKFGFLLLMLSGGRSRPAPFPGGRQSELIAGNEFLKLFLDHDDQQRSLHSGEQDFGGRAESPSSSPHPHQRAATGRSLDLSRNRYRNSLTSGNSQTEEQSDSKQVVKLVTSGSKIVFLEDVPNKLKGKSSDEVKVVAVSVSSSSKRGPSRSSVSGVTGTGSDFVNRSHKSELSIEETEPRLAAESMDSEVDSLNSASNIQSVLAAPLLAASSTHSFLKNQSEVTEEEAGVGTAAGAGLPFQTVIYHDTKQGRGPQSRSISYSSISQNVEDLQTWQQSKSGILAEAQRNVSESLKHAHSSEPAKFYSVPSKMYSVPSKFYSEPARVYSEPAKMYGQPEKVYSEPSKVYGQPSKFYSEPAKVYSQPSKVYGEPAKTYWPQTLTTTAATPLGSTTSSSPSSTSTSEKPPLAATTFVPLRSRPRPAIVSRIAFGEAQSTSTTTAATPSSTAATSSGTAATVASRVTTVKPPRSSTSSSIRPTTWQHHYHSYSHQPQPAHPTRRVLFNLDKLPYDLLNAPQPHPLEPILSKHSSPSHYHQQHQPQQKQPHLQQHEPQQQQPSPCWEQQRQHSSPPHQHSNQNAKGLPNRDLVKCVSKFAHQHGAAASAVDPSPPSYSGSGGGYSYSSSSSSSSSSSSATSSAKQQPHLQHQQMQHFTTERPELYTPTSEQNYEIEESVSVMTNGRAHGPQGGAGGGVGGAGSAAAGGGAVGQITTPASPVPQSSTTASPSRGINRGRGSVVYNANANDYSDGDDDGDADGDVGSEGQGGPDAASDDEDKVAYVVEGRNYRKYRVEEKTDDGFIVGEYGVVDHNDGNLWGVRYTADSTINRSLIQKALLTFLKLK